Proteins from one Argopecten irradians isolate NY chromosome 15, Ai_NY, whole genome shotgun sequence genomic window:
- the LOC138309317 gene encoding alpha-(1,3)-fucosyltransferase C-like has translation MASKPHANRLQLLSTLFLLFLILGISVCFVLYRGTTFSSLKPPFLVMKSIFVAPPPPKPKPVKRVTYYNRPAWISQHVFDTCEDRCVMISSPYYKESDVVVFHAPDVHRMEPLKKYKGQTWVFHDMEPPFLVPSFRKWKRLFNWTLSYRRDADIFNPYSYFSRKETPSNDDFRSMQWTSKQRNIGWIVSHCGVASQRLKYGQELRRFIDVDAYGRCGKLHCPRGQWKECLEKYKYYASFENALCVDYVTEKSFRIFEREVNSIPITRGAPDYSIYLPPGSFVDSRNFSSIKKLGDFLKKLSADRQTYMTYFNWRRYYKATDMIDSKMGFCELCRRLHNPSQKYDRLYEDIDEWVRQDGLPRHTCRPVVDVI, from the exons ATGGCATCAAAACCTCATGCAAACAG ACTTCAGTTGCTGTCGACATTGTTTCTCTTGTTCCTGATATTAGGAATATCTGTATGCTTTGTGTTGTATAGAGGAACAACTTTCTCCAGCTTAAAGCCTCCTTTTCTAGTGATGAAGAGCATTTTTGTGGCTCCACCTCCTCCGAAACCAAAACCAGTGAAGCGAGTGACATATTACAACAGACCTGCATGGATCAGTCAACACGTGTTTGACACGTGCGAGGACAGGTGTGTCATGATATCGTCACCATACTACAAGGAGAGTGACGTAGTTGTGTTTCATGCGCCGGATGTACACCGAATGGAGCCGTTAAAGAAATACAAGGGTCAGACTTGGGTTTTCCACGATATGGAGCCGCCATTTCTAGTGCCAAGTTTTAGAAAGTGGAAACGGTTATTCAACTGGACGCTTAGCTACAGACGAGATGCAGATATATTTAATCCGTATAGTTATTTCTCACGCAAAGAAACACCTAGCAATGACGACTTTCGAAGTATGCAGTGGACGAGCAAGCAAAGGAATATCGGATGGATAGTGTCACATTGTGGTGTAGCAAGTCAAAGACTTAAATATGGACAAGAACTTCGAAGATTTATTGATGTCGATGCATATGGTCGTTGTGGTAAGCTTCACTGTCCAAGAGGTCAGTGGAAGGAATGtttggaaaaatataaatattatgcaTCATTCGAAAATGCGTTGTGTGTAGACTACGTAACGGAAAAGAGCTTCCGAATATTTGAACGGGAGGTAAATTCAATACCAATAACCCGAGGAGCTCCGGATTATTCAATCTACCTTCCTCCGGGTTCTTTTGTCGACAGTAGAAACTTCTCCTCCATCAAGAAACTTGGagattttttaaagaaattatcAGCTGACAGACAAACATACATGACTTATTTCAACTGGCGTAGGTATTATAAGGCAACCGATATGATTGACAGTAAAATGGGGTTTTGTGAACTGTGTCGGAGGTTGCACAACCCATCGCAGAAATACGACCGTCTGTATGAGGATATTGACGAGTGGGTAAGACAAGACGGACTTCCAAGACACACATGTCGACCTGTAGTAGATGTTATATGA
- the LOC138308611 gene encoding uncharacterized protein, whose product MVKNTVSKRSRQKYTTEKLLLAVEAVRQKKLSLRKTSTKYGVPVMIIQDRVKGKTDDVCLQGRPTVIPREIEQGLANKLKDATAKGFGLTRRLLAVRVARLCKRMQLKTPFRNGVSGKEWLSRFMKRHPDLSIRSPTALSTVWARMLNPVVTGNYFHALNETLDSLKLKDQPMKIWNIDETSVPLTHKPAKVIAETGVRNPPGRVGNSRDNVSVMACINAAGNEIPPMVIIKGKTYKSLYAYNTKEGVPNTMYTFQQRAWMEDALGELWFKQHFLRHCGPERPQMIFLDSHSSHETLGLIEAERENDITLLAFPPHTTQYLCPLDKTVFGPLSRAYSRVCSEFMANNPNNTINKVGVAKAFSGGT is encoded by the coding sequence ATGGTAAAGAATACGGTATCAAAAAGGTCTCGTCAGAAATACACGACAGAAAAGTTACTCTTGGCCGTTGAAGCTGTTCGGCAGAAAAAGCTTTCATTAAGAAAAACTTCAACCAAATACGGAGTGCCTGTGATGATTATACAGGACAGAGTTAAGGGGAAAACAGACGATGTCTGTTTACAAGGTCGACCAACAGTAATTCCAAGGGAGATAGAACAGGGACTGGCCAATAAGTTGAAAGATGCGACAGCAAAGGGTTTCGGGCTTACTCGACGATTGCTTGCTGTACGAGTTGCCCGACTCTGCAAACGGATGCAGTTAAAAACGCCGTTTAGAAACGGAGTTTCGGGAAAAGAGTGGCTTAGCAGATTTATGAAAAGACACCCAGATCTAAGCATTAGAAGTCCAACCGCGTTATCAACCGTTTGGGCACGAATGCTAAATCCTGTGGTAACAGGAAATTATTTCCATGCGTTGAACGAAACTCTTGATTCCCTAAAACTTAAGGATCAACCCATGAAAATATGGAATATCGACGAAACGAGTGTCCCTTTAACACATAAACCAGCTAAGGTCATAGCGGAAACTGGGGTCAGAAATCCCCCAGGACGCGTTGGTAACTCTAGAGATAATGTAAGTGTTATGGCATGTATCAACGCCGCGGGCAATGAAATACCCCCTATGGTAATCATAAAAGGGAAAACGTACAAAAGTCTGTATGCTTACAATACAAAGGAGGGCGTCCCTAATACCATGTATACGTTCCAGCAACGTGCCTGGATGGAAGATGCTTTAGGAGAACTTTGgtttaaacaacattttctgAGGCACTGTGGTCCTGAACGCCCACAAATGATTTTCCTTGATTCGCATTCGTCCCACGAAACCCTAGGTTTGATAGAGGCTGAAAGAGAAAATGATATCACTCTCCTAGCCTTCCCGCCACACACTACGCAATACCTTTGTCCGCTCGACAAAACCGTATTTGGTCCTCTTTCAAGAGCTTACAGTCGCGTGTGTTCCGAGTTCATGGCCAATAACCCAAATAATACCATAAACAAAGTGGGAGTGGCCAAAGCTTTTTCGGGTGGCACATGA